The segment taattttaccatatataacttTTACCGGATACAATCTCTTACTTTAAACGCATCGCCTCGTGACATGGTTATGTTATTTACTCTTTgcttttaagagtgaagactattctAACGTACCAACACAGCTTAGAATTCTGAAGACCATCAAATTCTTATGATTAAGCCAtcgaaaaaaatgattattaaattACTTAAAGGTTGAGCTAAATGATTAAATGTTATTTAGTTAAttactttctttaaaaaagatttaattctctttaaaataatttaagtttgaatttgttaaatacaaataaaaaaaataaaaataaaataaaaaaaagagagagtggGCTCCATTGGTTATTTCCATCACCCTCATCGCACTACCGTGTGAGTTTATCATCTCCCACCCGCTTTTTCCCTTCCCAAActctatatatattaaatcaaatCCCCACTTTACAAACAGAGCCGCCATTACCGTAACtgccaaaaacaaaatctctctacatttctctctctagaaccCGACCCGACCCCGATAATGGGCTTTCCGGTGACTTACACGGAGGAGCTCTTCCCCAGCGTACTCCTCCTTCTGCTCACCGTCAACGACGTCCTGACTCACCTCGTCGTGTCCTGTTTCCGCCTCCTGTGGCTGCCGCCATTTCTCCGCCGCGAATCCACCCTGCCGGAGATCCAATTTCCTCCCAACCCTCCTCCGTCAGCCGTCATCCTCCGCGAATTTCTCCCGGTGGTGAAACTCTCGGATCTTTCCGACCCGCCGGAGAATTGCGTTGTTTGCTTCTACGAGTTCGATGGCGCGGAGGAGATCCGGTTGCTGATGAACTGCAAACACATATTCCACCGGAGGTGTGTGGAGCGTTGGATCAATCATAATCACGACACGTGTCCACTCTGTAGAACGCCGTTTGTGCCTGATGGAATGGTTGATGAACTCAATCAACGGCTGTCGGCCGCCTGTGGAACCGCCGCTGAGCTGGCGGCGGAGGTCAACTCCGTTTCAGGGTAGCAAAAATTCATTACCAATTACAGCGacaacataattattttttNGAAAATTGTATAcatctaaattataatttaatgggAATCTATGTTTAAATCAAGATATAATTTCAagtaagataaaaaaaaaaatgttattatggTAAGATAAAAGTccaatttaattaaacatcaattcaatttataattaatatcatatttaaaaaagaatctaaGCTTTATAGAACAACATTAAGATAATTTGAATCTAAGGTGGTAGACTCATTAAAACATGAGACTTGTTAAGAATAGTTGACCGtttattataagataaatatctagatatttgcaatcaaatatattgtattcatttattattcttcccttttattgttttttttttcatattatttgtaatttacggTAATTCTCTATattgtaaataattataaataaagaactttcaCCACCATTAAGTGGGGTGGtttcagcaaacattctcatggtatcagagttttTTTCAGTTTAACAACCctgattctttttttctctatggTTTCCGAATcctcttatcatcttctttctttcaacactctaatccatatgatcaCTATTAAACTTTGTTCGTctaattatcttctttgtaaaagccaacttctccttctccttgaGAGTCAAGACATGGTGGGCTATGTTGATGGAACTATGATTCCACCACCTCGCTTTAAACTAGAAACCTCCTCAAACGACTTCTTTGTCTcctgctctcctctctcaccgAGGAAGTCATTGTTGTTGTCGTTGGTCTCTCCACTGCACGTGATGTTTAGCTTGCGTTGGAAACTATGTTCAACCATTATTCGAAAGCTCGTGAATtgagactcaaggatgacttgcagCTGATGAAACATGACACCAAAcctgttgctgagtatgcccGTGCCTTCAAAACAGtttgtgaccaacttcatgcAATTGacaaatgattataaatagagaactttcaccaccatttaggtgtaGTGGTTTCAGCAAACATTTTCAAGACGGTAGTTGCATGTGTTCACGTTTTCTAACCAGTATAGTAGCGGATTGAGtatatcttattattattaaccatTTTTGAGGTAAAGATAAAAAGACTAATGTATGGATGAAGATAACataattagaaagaaaagaaaattgtagatCGAGAAAGTGAGAGTTGGACTCTTGTATAAAAGGGAGGTCACTTGATTTATTGAGTCACAACAATTACTCCGTTTCATCTCACTTGGGCTATTCAGAGCCAGTCGAAAAATGCATTTTCTAACAGCTCTAGCTCAACCTCTCGACTAATCTGGCTtgagtttaatatttttatacccTTTCGAGACTGGCTGATATggatttaatatttgtatatGATTGCATTTACCGACCTCAACAATAAGGTTACTatctttctttaaatactattttttttttatttcaggtaaagataAGACACCTTACACAGATGACGAGATTGTTGCCATTtatgaaaatgtttaaatGAACTTTTTCGTGCATAATAAACGTGACATGCATGCAGTGACGATcttattttaataacaaattaagATAGTTAAAGttaatttatgataaaatgtttttaaatagttttgcACGTGAATGAGTCAAAtagtaatatttaaaaatatatatattcattaccatatatttctttatttaaaaaaaaaaaaaacactgaTAATATATGATAACATAGAACTTAaactgtcttttttttttatttttaaaaaattaatgtttgaGCAATTCAAACAGTGAAGAAATAAGAATGAAAGTTTTCTCAAACATTGACTAATAAGAACAAGTCAACCATGTTTCTCTATTTGCTTTGACCGTTAATATTCTCTAAACCTTTGACTTGGTCTCGAAAATCAACCCATAAGAGAaatttaactatatatatatatatatatatatatatgttttttttttaataaaaaataaatgttagatatataataaaacatataagaaaaaaaaaatcatgttttttgACCGTTGACtatttggaaaaagaaacagCCATCCTTTTAGAAagtcaacagtcaacagtATCTATCTCATAGTCAACAAacctaataaaaaagaattaaaaattttaattttggaaaacaagtaagtattttaattatttcttttaattaaagaaaatacaaCTTAatgccaaaagaaaaaaaaaatgctacgTCATGGTTccttcataattattttaaacatacCGTATTAAACTATCAtacattataatttaatgcaaaaattcattaaataataataataatatggtCAAATTACACTATTAATATACATACTTTAACCATACTGGATTTTTTCTCGATCGAGTATTTCAATTCTTAAATCGGTTGTCAGTATTAGTTTACTATTCTCTTTATTTCTCATCACTCTCGAGCTTGATTTATCATCCATTCGTTGTAGCAAATGCAAAGCTTTAGAATCATCCTCGGCTAAAATCCCTATCCCCTCCTTCTTTGATGTCGATATCACCTGCCGACAGGCCAACAAATTAGGACTAGTTCATTGTATTCAAGAGTGTCGTTTTATCTATCGCTacctttttcttgttcttgctcATATTTTAGTCGAGCGCAAACTTCTCTAGTTAACCCTAGATTTCTATGTCGTATCAacaatcttcttttttcttttgaatctcCAAGTGCTCTTTTTTGAAAGGGTGATGAGCTGCTCATGAAAAATTAGATGAACAATGCCTAAATCTCATAGGAGTTAGGTTGAAAGTATTGTTGTGTTGAGTTTATTGGGTCAGGCTATGTATTTGGTCCCTATTTcgtggtgttttgttcttggtttttgTATCGGTGGTATGATTTTAAACTCTTGAACGATAATAACGAGTAGagtttcattaaaatattccTATCACTTCGAATAGGTTGTTCATTGTTCCGACTCAGAATATGATTAATCTAGCATCGGTTAGATGAGTCTTTACTAGCCATTTCCGACATATtatccttatttattttcatagcaAACCAGTGAGACGAAGATTTTGAGTCCTCTGCTCTACCAACTGACCGATACCGGCTATTTCCTAGACGTATTTTCAAGTGTTTACTTGTTGGGCATTCCTGAGTGGTTCTTTGGTGAGCAAAAATGTATCACAAAGCCTATGAGTCAAGcttaaagaaacaaacttaACACTCTCAAGGAACTTTATGTTACAAATTTCTATATATCATCAAGATAGAACAAGTTTTAACTAGGAATCGTCTATTCTCGTGCTAGATCTAACTTTCTATCCATCACGAACACTTTTAACCATGAGAAGGATTCAAATTTGGAAGAGATAAAATCTAGTTCGAAAAGATAACACACACATGATCCTCAGTTAGCGGGATCCGGGTTGAACTTCATGGATTCTCTCCATACAAGTTCCTTAATGTGTTCTTCAGTATACGATGGCTGCTCGAAATCAAAACTGAAGGGCCTTGGACATACTGGCTCCACATTGGTATCATGAAGAGGTGCTAAGTAAGGATGGCACAGTGCCTCATCAACTGCAAAGCGTTCGAGGTTCGAGGTGATCATCCAAACGAAGAAAATAATGTATAATCTTAAAATCCCAATCTCATCTTGTTAAAGGCATGACTTAGAGCTAGTTGGTTTAGTTTTACTAGTCATCGATTCGAATTATACCTGTAATGCGCTTTGTAGGATCGAAGACGAGCATCTTCTCCAGCAAGTCGATTGCAGCAGGAGACATGGTGGGAAATCGAGTGGAAAACTGTTGCCTGGGGAAGTGAGGAAGAagtctaaaatatttttgtggaTTGTCGCTTCGTAAGAATCCGAGGCTCGAGTCATCGGGTGATCCAATGAGCTTcataaaccaaaagaaaaacagtgTAAAGTCAGATTAGAGGCATGGTGAAGGTTGTGCCACAAAATAGAAATACACCCGctggaaaagaaaacagatcTTTAGTTTACTTTGATTCGGTACTCAGACTCGGGGAAAGAGCAAAAAATAGGAAGctaagtgtgagatcccacatcggttggggaggagagctaagggtgtggaaacttctccttaacaaatgcgttttaaaaccttgaggggaagcccagaagggaaagctcaaagaagacaatatttattagtaatgagcttggactgttacaaatggtatcagatctggacaccgggcgatgtgcctgagaggaggctaagccccgaaTGGGGGTGGAGACAAGACAgcgtgccaacaaggacgttggaccctgaagggggggtggatggagggtctcacattgattggagaagtgaacaagtgctagcgaggacactgggcctcaaagggggtgaattgtgagatcccacattggttggagaggagaacaaaacattctttataagggtgtggaaacctctctctacatcggttggggaggaaaatgaaacattctttataagagtgtggaaacctctccctacatcggttggggaagagaacgaagcattctttataagagtgtggaaacctctccctatattggttggggaggagaacgaagcattctttataagggtgtagaaacctctccctagtagacacgttttaaaaaccttgaggggaagctcgaaaggaaagcccaaaaaggacaatatttgatagcggtgggcttggacggttagaCTAAGGCCGATTCTGATTCTGATAACAGGCAAGCGTACCTCAGTAATAAGTTTTAGCTGATGAACATAGTCTCTTCCAGGAAACAGTGGTTGTCTGTGCATAATTTCACCAAATATACAGCCAACAGACCAGATATCAATTGCTCCACTGTATTCTGAACAATTAAGAAGCAATTCAGGTGCACGATACCACCGAGTAACAACATACTCAGTCATAAAATCAGTTTCAGAAGTTGTCCTTGCAAGCCCAAAGTCTCCAATTTTCAGGTCACAATTTGCATTCACGAACAAATTGCTCGGTTTCAAATCACGGTGTAGAACGTTAGCAGAATGTATGTATTTTAGCCCTCGTAACAACTGGTACACAAAGTACTGCACACCAAAAACTTGTACTAATAAGATTCAAAAAACACAGCttggggaaaagaaaataaaatctaataatcATTAGTTCTTTATAAACTGATGATGTTAAGAATGAAACGAAGCtgaaaaaatttagaacacGAGTTAAGTAAAAAACTGTAAgagctcaagcctaccgctaacggatattgttctctttggactgttcctttcgagttttccctcaaggttttaaaatgcataagtttccacacccttataaaaatgcttcgttcttcctccccaaccgatgtgaaatctcacaatccacccccccttcagggcccagcgtcctctctggcactcgttcccttctctaatcaatgtgggaccccccaatccacctccttcagagcccaacgtctttgctggcacaccgcctcatgtccaccctccttcggggctcaaccttctcgctggcacatcgtccagtgtctggctctaataccatttgtaacaacctaagcctaccgctagcagatattgtcctctttggacttttcctttcgggcttcccctcaaggtatttaaaacgcgtctgctaggaaacgtttccacacccttataaagaatgcttcg is part of the Cucurbita pepo subsp. pepo cultivar mu-cu-16 chromosome LG12, ASM280686v2, whole genome shotgun sequence genome and harbors:
- the LOC111807646 gene encoding E3 ubiquitin-protein ligase RHA1B-like, whose translation is MGFPVTYTEELFPSVLLLLLTVNDVLTHLVVSCFRLLWLPPFLRRESTLPEIQFPPNPPPSAVILREFLPVVKLSDLSDPPENCVVCFYEFDGAEEIRLLMNCKHIFHRRCVERWINHNHDTCPLCRTPFVPDGMVDELNQRLSAACGTAAELAAEVNSVSG
- the LOC111806430 gene encoding mitogen-activated protein kinase homolog MMK2-like encodes the protein MEPGPFNHHIRGVPTHGGRYIQYNIYGNLFEVPRKYIPPIRPVGRGAYGIVCAALNSETNEEVAIKKVGNAFDNRIDAKRTLREIKLLLHMEHDNIIGLEDIIRPPQKETFNDVCLVYELMDTDLNQIIRSNESLTDEHCRYFVYQLLRGLKYIHSANVLHRDLKPSNLFVNANCDLKIGDFGLARTTSETDFMTEYVVTRWYRAPELLLNCSEYSGAIDIWSVGCIFGEIMHRQPLFPGRDYVHQLKLITELIGSPDDSSLGFLRSDNPQKYFRLLPHFPRQQFSTRFPTMSPAAIDLLEKMLVFDPTKRITVDEALCHPYLAPLHDTNVEPVCPRPFSFDFEQPSYTEEHIKELVWRESMKFNPDPAN